The region TCTTCTCGCCGAATACTCGCGGATCACCAGGCGAAGGCGCCTCTGACTCGTGAGGAGAGCCATCCCGTCGTGGCTGCGACGGACCAATCCCTCGATGCGACGCGCCTGTACGGAAGCGAGGGATTCGAGCTGGCTGAGCGCTTCTCTACGCAGGAACGAGCGCGCCTCGAGGTAGAACACAGCGCCGGCACCCAGAAGGGTGAGAAGGCACACCGGAAGAAACGTTACGAGGAGCTTCGCCCGAATCTTCACGTTGGCACCTCACCTGCAGCCGATGGTGTAAGTTCCGTTTTTTTGTGAGAACAATTATTGTACGCCAGACACTCGGTTTTTGCATTAGCAAATGGCCGAACGAGGGAGAAGGGAGCGCCGGAGCGCCGGATGGCTCACGGACCGTCTACGGAAGTCGGCCGGGGCGGTTCAGCTCATGTAAGCGCGCTCTTCGACAGCTCTTTCTTGCCAATTCGCTCTACGCGCATCACCAGTCGCTCGTCGGGGTCGGGGCAGGCGACGAGGCTGTCGGAAAGAAGCCAATCTCCCGGGGCAAGCTCGCGCTGTTTAGCGGGAATCAGGGGCAGGACGGCGGCGAGGGCGTAAATACAGAAATGACCGCCCTCGGGCAGCACCAGACGGCTGCTGTCGCGCACTTCGAACCAATCTCCCACTTTCAACCCACAGACCGATCGACCTGCGATCTCCGTCACGGTGATTCGCAGATCGTAGAGCGAGAACCTGTCGTCCGTCATGCTCGCGAGCAGAAAGCCATCAGGTGCCAGCCGAAACGCCGCACCCATGCTCGGGGTAGCAGGTTGAAGGTACCTACGAAGCCGCGATTGTACAACAGCCCTTTTACACCGCCGTGAAGGCGTGATTTCACCGGAAACCGCTCGGGAACGAGCCGAACCCGCTCGAAAACCGACAACAAATCCCTGAACTCGGCGATGGAGTACATTCGAATTACGGGCGCATCTTGATGCTCGAGATCCACTTTCGTGAGCTTCGACAGGGCATTGAGCCACGAGATTCGATTGTAGACCATGAAAATCGCCTCACCCTCTCGACGGAGAACTCGTCGGCATTCGTGGATCATCTGCCTCGGATCGGCCGTGTATTGCAACACGCCGTGCCCGTAGACCATGTCGAAACTCTCGTCGTCATACGGAAGCCGTTCGCCGTCGGCGATCGTGAGCTGGACTGCAACGCCCGAGTGCCCGGCGTTCTTCTTTGCCAGTACGGTTGCCGTCGTCGAAAGATCGACTCCCACCGCCCTGGCGCCGCCTCTGGCG is a window of Vicinamibacteria bacterium DNA encoding:
- a CDS encoding TIGR04076 family protein, with protein sequence MTDDRFSLYDLRITVTEIAGRSVCGLKVGDWFEVRDSSRLVLPEGGHFCIYALAAVLPLIPAKQRELAPGDWLLSDSLVACPDPDERLVMRVERIGKKELSKSALT
- a CDS encoding class I SAM-dependent methyltransferase, whose protein sequence is MNVSGDVRRYWNERIHDLDMARHPPGTREFFADLDEYRFDKLRYLPEMIDFNGYGGKRILEVGCGIGIDLVRFARGGARAVGVDLSTTATVLAKKNAGHSGVAVQLTIADGERLPYDDESFDMVYGHGVLQYTADPRQMIHECRRVLRREGEAIFMVYNRISWLNALSKLTKVDLEHQDAPVIRMYSIAEFRDLLSVFERVRLVPERFPVKSRLHGGVKGLLYNRGFVGTFNLLPRAWVRRFGWHLMAFCSRA